Proteins encoded together in one Polaribacter reichenbachii window:
- a CDS encoding aminotransferase class V-fold PLP-dependent enzyme yields MNLEQYFSQFRNQIIGVNQTFKSPYGEQNLVYCDWTASGRLYKSIEDKISNQIGPFVANTHTETSTSGAAMTLAYHEARNIIKRHVNANSNDVLITTGSGMTGVVNKFQRILGIKVAENLKNHTIIPEELKPIVFVSHMEHHSNQTSWLETIADVEVVPCNDEGLVCLATFEKYIQKYEDRKIKIASITSCSNVTGIKTEYHKVAKLIHSYNGLCFVDFACCAPYVDIDMHPENEDEMLDAIFFSPHKFLGGPGTSGVLIFNKKLYKNTVPDNPGGGTVSYTNPWGQHDYFDDVETREDGGTPGFLQTIKIALSIQLKEKMGTKNIKKREEELNSVIFETLENLKGVKILAPNHRDRLSIFSFYFEKYHFNLVVKLLNDKFGIQTRGGCSCAGTYGHFLLNVDQETSNRIKDEILHGCNTDKPGWVRLSLHPTITNAELDFICKSLQELSENIEDWAKDYTYDAIKNDYVHNSFTPIEKELVTSWFSV; encoded by the coding sequence ATGAATTTAGAGCAGTATTTTTCACAGTTCAGAAACCAAATAATTGGTGTTAATCAAACCTTTAAATCTCCTTATGGAGAACAAAATTTGGTGTATTGCGATTGGACTGCAAGTGGTAGATTGTATAAATCTATAGAAGATAAAATTAGCAATCAAATTGGTCCTTTTGTTGCAAATACACATACAGAAACATCTACTTCTGGTGCAGCAATGACCTTGGCTTATCACGAAGCTAGAAACATTATAAAACGCCATGTAAATGCAAACAGTAATGATGTTTTAATAACAACTGGTTCTGGAATGACAGGTGTTGTAAATAAGTTTCAACGTATTTTAGGAATAAAAGTTGCAGAGAATTTAAAGAATCATACCATTATTCCAGAAGAGTTAAAACCTATTGTTTTTGTTTCTCATATGGAGCATCACTCAAATCAAACTTCTTGGTTAGAAACTATTGCAGATGTAGAAGTTGTGCCTTGTAATGATGAAGGTTTAGTTTGTTTAGCTACTTTCGAAAAATACATTCAGAAATATGAAGATAGAAAAATAAAAATAGCTTCAATTACTTCTTGTTCTAATGTAACAGGTATAAAAACAGAATACCACAAAGTAGCAAAATTAATACATAGTTATAATGGATTATGTTTTGTAGATTTTGCTTGTTGTGCACCTTATGTTGATATTGATATGCATCCAGAAAATGAAGATGAAATGCTAGATGCTATTTTCTTTTCTCCACATAAATTTTTAGGAGGTCCAGGTACTTCTGGAGTTTTAATTTTTAATAAAAAGTTATATAAAAATACAGTTCCTGATAATCCAGGAGGAGGAACTGTGAGTTATACCAATCCTTGGGGTCAACATGATTATTTCGATGATGTAGAAACCAGAGAAGATGGTGGTACACCAGGTTTTTTACAGACCATAAAAATTGCACTTTCTATTCAGTTGAAAGAAAAAATGGGAACCAAAAACATCAAAAAAAGAGAAGAAGAACTTAATAGTGTAATTTTTGAAACTTTAGAAAATTTAAAAGGCGTTAAAATATTAGCACCAAATCATAGAGATCGTTTAAGTATTTTTTCTTTCTATTTCGAAAAATATCACTTTAATTTAGTTGTAAAATTATTAAATGATAAATTCGGAATTCAGACTAGAGGAGGCTGCTCTTGCGCAGGTACTTATGGGCACTTTTTATTAAATGTAGATCAAGAAACGTCTAACAGAATTAAAGATGAAATTTTGCACGGCTGCAATACAGATAAACCAGGTTGGGTTCGTTTGTCTTTACATCCAACAATTACAAATGCTGAGTTAGATTTTATATGTAAATCTTTACAAGAGTTATCAGAAAATATAGAAGATTGGGCAAAAGATTATACATACGATGCCATTAAAAACGATTATGTACACAACTCTTTTACACCAATAGAAAAAGAGTTAGTTACTTCTTGGTTTTCTGTTTAG
- the glmM gene encoding phosphoglucosamine mutase, protein MTLIKSISGIRGTIGGRTDDNLTPIDAVKFASAYGAFIKKRNSNKEKLTVVIGRDARISGKMISSLVANTLVGLGINVVDLGLSTTPTVEVAVPLEKADGGIILTASHNPKQWNALKLLNEKGEFLNGEEGVKILELAESEDFEFAEVDDLGSYSKNSTYLHQHIQEVLDLDLVDVEAIKKANFKVVVDGVNSTGGIFIPALLKELNVECVELYCTPNGQFPHNPEPLKEHLTDISELVVKEKADFGIVVDPDVDRLALVSEDGSMFGEEYTLVACADYVLGRLGGGNTVSNLSSSRALRDVTQKHGGTYTASAVGEVNVVIKMKETNTVIGGEGNGGIIYPDSHYGRDSLVGVALFLSHLAHQKVSCKTLRDSYPSYFMSKNKIQLTPAIDVDQILETMASTYKNEDVNTIDGVKIDFAEEWIHLRKSNTEPIIRIYTEAKSQVAADALAERFIKEIKEIIA, encoded by the coding sequence ATGACATTAATAAAATCAATATCAGGAATAAGAGGAACAATAGGAGGTAGAACTGATGATAATTTAACCCCAATTGATGCTGTAAAATTTGCATCAGCTTATGGAGCATTCATAAAAAAAAGAAATTCGAATAAAGAAAAACTTACAGTAGTTATAGGTAGAGATGCCAGAATTTCTGGTAAAATGATTTCTAGTTTGGTAGCCAACACTTTAGTAGGTTTGGGTATAAATGTAGTAGACTTAGGTTTATCTACAACACCAACTGTAGAAGTTGCTGTGCCTTTAGAAAAAGCAGATGGAGGAATTATTTTAACTGCTTCGCATAACCCTAAACAATGGAATGCTCTTAAATTATTAAACGAAAAAGGCGAGTTTTTAAATGGAGAAGAAGGTGTTAAGATTTTAGAATTAGCAGAAAGTGAAGATTTTGAATTTGCAGAAGTAGATGATTTAGGATCGTACTCAAAAAACAGTACCTATTTACATCAACATATTCAAGAAGTTTTAGATTTAGATTTAGTTGATGTTGAAGCCATTAAAAAAGCTAATTTTAAAGTTGTTGTAGATGGAGTAAACTCAACAGGAGGTATTTTTATACCAGCTTTATTAAAAGAATTAAATGTAGAATGTGTAGAGTTATATTGTACTCCAAACGGACAATTTCCTCATAATCCGGAACCTTTAAAAGAACATTTAACAGATATTTCTGAATTGGTTGTAAAAGAAAAAGCAGATTTCGGAATTGTTGTAGATCCAGATGTAGATAGATTGGCTTTAGTATCTGAAGACGGTTCTATGTTTGGAGAAGAATATACATTAGTAGCCTGTGCAGATTATGTTTTAGGAAGACTTGGTGGAGGAAATACTGTTTCTAACTTATCTTCTTCTAGAGCATTAAGAGATGTTACTCAAAAACATGGTGGTACTTATACAGCTTCTGCAGTTGGAGAGGTAAATGTGGTTATTAAAATGAAAGAAACCAATACTGTAATTGGTGGAGAAGGAAATGGAGGAATTATTTATCCAGATTCTCATTACGGACGTGATTCTTTAGTTGGTGTAGCTTTATTTTTATCGCATTTAGCGCATCAAAAAGTATCTTGTAAAACTTTAAGAGATTCTTACCCAAGTTACTTTATGAGTAAAAATAAAATTCAATTAACACCTGCAATCGATGTTGATCAAATTTTAGAAACAATGGCATCAACTTATAAAAATGAAGATGTAAATACAATTGATGGTGTAAAAATAGATTTTGCTGAAGAATGGATTCATTTAAGAAAATCGAATACTGAACCAATTATCAGAATTTATACAGAAGCTAAATCACAAGTTGCAGCAGATGCTTTAGCAGAAAGATTTATAAAAGAAATTAAAGAAATAATTGCATAA
- the rpsA gene encoding 30S ribosomal protein S1 → MSEETKNTEEQVVATEVKETAAPAVNPTQFLADFNWHKYEQGIEAVDEEKLQEFEKALEGTVGFVNERDVIEGTVIRITDRDAIIDINSKSEGVISLNEFRYNQGLSEGDKVEVLVDKREDSSGQLVLSHKKARVIKAWERVNNAHETGEVVNGFVKCRTRGGMIVDVFGIEAFLPGSQIDVKPIRDYDQYVEKTMEFKVVKINHEFKNVVVSHKALIEADIELQKKEIIGQLEKGQVLEGVVKNITSYGVFVDLGGVDGLVHITDLSWSRINHPNEVVELDQKLNVVILDFDDNKSRIQLGLKQLSAHPWEALNADLKIGDKVTGEVVVLADYGAFVEVEQGVEGLIHVSEMSWSTHLRSAQDFVKVGDKVEAQILTLDREDRKMSLGIKQLHPDPWTDITTKYPINSVHTGTVRNYTNFGVFVELEEGIDGLVYISDLSWTKKVKHPSDFVTVGQKLDVQVLELDVENRKLNLGHKQTQDNPWDAHEATYEIGSIHEGLVKEKNDKGAVVTFADGVEGFAPSRFLEKEDGTKLAKGETLKFIVLEFSKEYRRVVVSHTSIFKEQERKNIKAQAKKSSDAEKTTLGDIGGLAALKKKMEEGK, encoded by the coding sequence ATGTCTGAAGAAACAAAAAACACTGAAGAGCAAGTAGTTGCTACTGAAGTAAAAGAAACAGCGGCTCCTGCTGTAAATCCAACACAATTCTTAGCTGATTTTAACTGGCACAAATACGAACAAGGTATTGAAGCTGTAGATGAAGAAAAATTACAAGAGTTTGAAAAAGCTTTAGAAGGTACTGTAGGTTTTGTAAATGAGCGTGATGTAATTGAAGGAACTGTAATTAGAATTACAGATAGAGATGCAATCATCGATATCAATTCTAAATCTGAAGGAGTTATTTCTTTAAACGAATTTCGTTATAACCAAGGGTTATCAGAAGGAGATAAAGTTGAAGTATTAGTTGATAAAAGAGAAGATTCTTCTGGTCAGTTAGTATTATCTCACAAAAAAGCAAGAGTAATTAAAGCTTGGGAGCGTGTTAACAATGCACATGAAACTGGAGAAGTAGTTAATGGTTTTGTTAAATGTAGAACAAGAGGTGGTATGATTGTAGATGTTTTCGGAATCGAAGCATTCTTACCAGGTTCTCAAATTGATGTTAAACCAATTAGAGATTACGATCAGTATGTAGAGAAAACAATGGAATTCAAAGTTGTTAAAATCAACCATGAATTTAAAAACGTTGTTGTATCTCATAAAGCACTTATTGAAGCTGATATTGAATTACAGAAAAAAGAAATCATTGGCCAGTTAGAAAAAGGACAAGTATTAGAAGGTGTTGTTAAAAACATTACTTCTTATGGTGTATTTGTAGATTTAGGTGGTGTAGATGGTTTAGTACACATTACAGATTTATCTTGGTCTAGAATTAATCATCCTAATGAGGTTGTAGAGTTAGACCAAAAATTAAACGTTGTAATTTTAGACTTTGATGATAACAAATCTAGAATTCAATTAGGTTTAAAACAATTATCTGCTCATCCATGGGAAGCTTTAAATGCTGATTTAAAAATTGGTGATAAAGTAACTGGAGAAGTTGTTGTTTTAGCTGATTATGGTGCGTTTGTAGAAGTAGAGCAAGGAGTAGAAGGATTAATTCACGTTTCTGAAATGTCTTGGTCAACCCACTTACGTTCTGCACAAGATTTTGTAAAAGTTGGTGATAAAGTTGAAGCTCAAATTTTAACTTTAGATAGAGAAGACCGTAAAATGTCTTTAGGTATTAAACAATTACATCCAGATCCTTGGACAGATATTACCACTAAATACCCAATTAACTCTGTACATACAGGTACTGTAAGAAATTACACAAACTTTGGTGTATTTGTAGAATTAGAAGAAGGTATTGATGGTTTAGTTTATATTTCTGACTTATCTTGGACAAAGAAAGTAAAACATCCATCAGATTTTGTAACTGTAGGTCAAAAATTAGACGTACAAGTTTTAGAATTAGATGTTGAAAACAGAAAATTAAACTTAGGTCATAAACAAACTCAAGATAACCCTTGGGATGCACACGAAGCTACTTACGAAATTGGTTCTATTCACGAAGGTCTTGTAAAAGAAAAGAATGATAAAGGAGCAGTTGTAACTTTTGCTGATGGAGTAGAAGGTTTTGCGCCAAGCAGATTCTTAGAAAAAGAAGATGGTACTAAATTAGCTAAAGGTGAAACTTTAAAATTTATCGTATTAGAATTCTCTAAAGAATACAGAAGAGTAGTTGTATCTCATACATCTATCTTTAAAGAGCAAGAGCGTAAAAATATTAAAGCACAAGCTAAAAAATCATCTGATGCAGAAAAAACTACATTAGGAGATATTGGAGGTCTTGCAGCCTTAAAGAAAAAAATGGAAGAAGGTAAATAA
- a CDS encoding 7-carboxy-7-deazaguanine synthase QueE: MDKKTKDLVDKGIMLPLMEEFYTIQGEGSHTGTAAYFIRVGGCDVGCHWCDVKESWNADLHPPTLADTIVDNVKKYANTVVITGGEPLMWSMDYITENLQKNNIKTHIETSGAYSFSGKWDWFCLSPKKTKLPLDECYTQADELKMIIHNKSDFDFAEQEAAKVAEKCQLFLQPEWSKKEKMTEQIVDYVMKNPKWKISLQTHKYLNIP, translated from the coding sequence ATGGATAAAAAGACAAAAGATTTAGTAGATAAAGGTATTATGCTTCCTTTAATGGAAGAGTTTTATACCATTCAAGGAGAAGGTTCTCATACAGGAACTGCTGCTTATTTTATAAGAGTTGGTGGCTGTGATGTTGGTTGCCACTGGTGTGATGTTAAAGAAAGTTGGAATGCAGATTTGCATCCGCCAACTTTAGCAGATACTATTGTAGATAATGTTAAAAAATACGCCAATACTGTTGTGATTACTGGCGGTGAGCCTTTAATGTGGTCTATGGATTATATTACAGAAAACCTGCAAAAAAATAATATAAAAACCCATATTGAAACTTCTGGAGCGTATTCTTTTTCAGGAAAATGGGACTGGTTTTGTCTTTCGCCAAAGAAAACCAAATTACCTTTAGATGAGTGTTATACTCAAGCAGATGAATTAAAAATGATAATTCATAACAAATCAGATTTTGATTTTGCTGAACAAGAAGCTGCTAAAGTTGCCGAAAAATGTCAGTTATTTTTACAACCAGAATGGAGTAAAAAAGAAAAAATGACAGAACAGATTGTAGATTATGTAATGAAAAATCCGAAATGGAAAATTTCTTTACAAACACATAAATATCTGAATATTCCTTAA
- the cmk gene encoding (d)CMP kinase, whose product MNKKITIAIDGFSSTGKSTIAKLLAKKYNYIYVDTGAMYRAVTLFAKNNDFVSTDALNKEGLISNLNSISLSFQFNEDLGFAEMYLNGKNVEKEIRTLEVSQLVSKVAAISEVRKKLVAEQQEMGTAGGVVMDGRDIGTVVFPDADLKLFMTASADKRATRRYKELIDRGDKVNFEDILFNVQERDRIDSTREDSPLVKADDAIEFDNSDMGIEEQFERICALVDDKLS is encoded by the coding sequence ATGAATAAAAAAATAACAATTGCAATAGATGGATTCTCATCAACAGGGAAAAGTACAATTGCTAAATTATTAGCAAAGAAATATAATTATATATATGTTGATACTGGTGCTATGTACAGAGCAGTAACACTTTTTGCAAAAAATAATGATTTTGTTAGTACAGATGCGTTAAATAAAGAAGGTTTAATTTCAAATTTGAATAGTATTTCTCTTTCATTTCAATTTAATGAAGATTTAGGTTTTGCTGAAATGTATTTGAATGGCAAAAATGTAGAAAAAGAAATTAGAACTTTAGAAGTTTCGCAATTAGTTAGTAAAGTTGCTGCTATTTCTGAAGTTAGAAAAAAACTTGTTGCTGAGCAGCAAGAAATGGGTACAGCAGGTGGAGTGGTTATGGATGGAAGAGATATTGGAACAGTAGTTTTTCCGGATGCTGATTTAAAATTATTTATGACTGCTTCTGCTGATAAAAGAGCAACAAGACGTTATAAGGAGTTGATAGATAGAGGTGATAAAGTCAATTTTGAAGATATTCTTTTTAATGTACAAGAACGTGATAGAATAGATTCTACAAGAGAAGATTCACCATTAGTAAAAGCTGATGATGCAATAGAATTTGATAATTCTGATATGGGAATTGAAGAACAATTTGAAAGAATCTGTGCTTTAGTAGATGATAAATTATCTTAA
- the porQ gene encoding type IX secretion system protein PorQ, which yields MRLLFILFISILFSIEGASQVGGESVYQFLNLSTSARQIALGGEVLTLIDDVNQPIWNPSTINPEIDNKVSINYSSYLASINIGSFSYAKLISRRFGTIQTSIKYLDYGTLIGADNQGNETGDFGASDLAFSFGYARNLPWTNLFFGANIKLINSSISSYTSFGIVADFGVLYYSPYKNYSFTIVARNAGRQITSYDGTYEKLPFKVSLGGSYRLEYVPLKWYFTLDNLQHWDVSEPNPSEQTTDLEGNITEEEIGFIGNTFRHFVIGAELFPESAINIRMGYNFRRAAELKLQNVRTFGGISFGFGIKMNKLKFNYAYSKFHSATNASTFSLQIDLDKR from the coding sequence ATGAGATTACTATTTATTTTATTTATTTCTATTTTATTTTCAATTGAGGGTGCCTCTCAAGTTGGAGGGGAAAGTGTTTACCAATTTCTGAATTTATCTACATCTGCTAGACAGATTGCTCTTGGTGGAGAAGTATTGACATTAATCGATGATGTGAATCAACCAATTTGGAACCCTTCTACGATTAATCCTGAGATTGATAATAAAGTTTCTATTAATTATTCTAGTTATTTAGCTAGTATTAATATTGGATCTTTTTCTTATGCTAAATTAATTTCTAGACGATTTGGTACTATACAAACAAGTATTAAATATTTAGATTATGGTACATTAATTGGTGCTGATAATCAAGGTAATGAAACTGGAGATTTTGGTGCTTCTGATTTAGCATTTTCATTTGGTTATGCTAGAAATTTACCTTGGACAAATTTATTTTTTGGTGCCAATATCAAATTAATAAATTCAAGTATAAGTAGTTATACATCTTTTGGTATTGTAGCTGACTTTGGAGTTTTATATTATAGTCCATATAAAAATTACTCATTTACAATTGTAGCTAGAAATGCTGGTAGACAAATAACATCATATGATGGGACCTATGAAAAACTTCCTTTTAAAGTTTCTTTAGGAGGTTCTTATCGTCTAGAATATGTTCCTTTAAAGTGGTATTTTACTTTAGATAATTTACAGCATTGGGATGTTTCTGAACCTAACCCTTCAGAGCAGACTACAGATTTAGAAGGTAATATTACAGAAGAAGAAATTGGTTTTATTGGCAATACCTTTAGACATTTTGTTATTGGTGCTGAATTATTTCCAGAAAGTGCAATCAATATTAGAATGGGATACAATTTTAGAAGAGCTGCTGAATTGAAATTACAAAATGTGAGAACTTTTGGTGGAATATCGTTTGGATTTGGGATTAAAATGAATAAACTAAAGTTTAACTATGCCTATTCTAAATTCCATTCAGCAACCAATGCCAGTACATTTAGTTTACAAATTGATTTAGATAAAAGATAA
- a CDS encoding DUF4294 domain-containing protein, translating to MILKNFLYIYIILFSIASFSQKKEELDSLPNNYDDYIFVKPGDSITIKLNEITLFPKHKFKSRKDIRYYIWFRKKVFKAYPYAKLASERLDSLNVRLNKIDSKSKRKKYTKLVQKYIEGEFTDQIKKMTRTEGRILIKLIHRQTGKTAFQNIQNLRSGWKAFWYNTTANVFKLSLKTEYHPEFENEDFLIEDVLQRAFQNDKLQKQDSKLNFDFSKIIFERKAEIDVEIYKEMFAKMRKNRKSIKQKKE from the coding sequence ATGATATTGAAAAACTTCCTATACATATATATAATACTATTTTCTATTGCTTCTTTTTCGCAGAAAAAAGAGGAGTTAGATTCTTTACCCAATAATTATGATGATTACATATTTGTAAAACCAGGAGACAGTATAACTATTAAGTTAAATGAAATCACTTTATTTCCAAAACACAAATTCAAATCAAGAAAAGACATACGTTATTACATATGGTTTAGAAAAAAAGTTTTCAAAGCCTATCCTTATGCAAAATTAGCATCAGAAAGATTAGACTCATTAAATGTGCGTTTAAACAAAATTGATTCAAAAAGTAAGAGAAAGAAATACACAAAGCTTGTCCAAAAATATATAGAGGGCGAATTTACAGATCAAATTAAAAAGATGACCAGAACAGAAGGTCGTATACTTATAAAGTTAATTCATCGTCAAACAGGCAAAACAGCTTTTCAAAATATACAAAATTTAAGAAGTGGCTGGAAAGCATTTTGGTACAACACCACTGCAAATGTTTTTAAATTGTCGCTTAAAACAGAATATCATCCAGAATTTGAGAACGAAGATTTCTTAATAGAAGATGTTTTGCAACGAGCTTTTCAAAATGACAAGCTACAAAAGCAAGATTCTAAATTGAATTTCGATTTTTCAAAAATAATTTTTGAAAGAAAAGCAGAGATTGATGTCGAAATCTACAAAGAGATGTTTGCTAAAATGAGAAAAAATAGGAAATCCATTAAACAGAAAAAGGAATAA
- the ligA gene encoding NAD-dependent DNA ligase LigA: MTIQQKIESLRDELNAHNYNYYVLDNATISDFEFDVKLKELEKLELENPQFLDVNSPTQRVGGTITKNFNTVTHKNRMYSLDNSYSKEDLLDWEKRVQKILGTTETEYTCELKFDGASINLTYENGQFVKAVTRGDGFQGDEVTNNIKTIRSIPLSIKKDFVENFEMRGEIILPIEGFNKMNEERVANGEEEYRNPRNTASGSLKLQDSTEVAKRPLDCLLYQVVTSERKYKTHFESLENARKVGFKVPETIILAKSIDQVFQFVNFWDTKRHDLPYETDGIVIKVNNLQQQEELGYTSKAPRWAIAYKFKAEQVSTILNEITYQVGRTGAITPVANLEPVQLAGTTVKRASLHNADQIEKLDIRVGDTVFVEKGGEIIPKIIAVDFTKRPENSEPTNYATNCPECKTPLIRTEGDAKHYCPNEFGCAPQITGRIQHFISRKAMDIDGLGGETVDLLRKEGLIHNYADLYDLKVEQVIPLERMAEKSAQNMISGIEKSKEIPFEKVLFALGIRFVGETVAKKLAKHFKSIDNLMSADLETLIAVDEIGDRIAQSIINFSNDLNNIQLIQKLKSVAVQLEVSAKSLENQTDKLQGQIFVVSGVFYQMSRNELKKAIEDNGGKVSSSISKKTSFIVAGDNMGPSKLAKAETLGVPIITEQDFIDKINS; encoded by the coding sequence TACAATTACTAAAAACTTTAATACAGTAACTCATAAAAACAGAATGTATTCTTTAGACAATTCCTATTCTAAAGAAGACTTGTTAGATTGGGAAAAACGAGTACAAAAAATATTAGGCACAACAGAAACAGAATACACTTGTGAGTTAAAATTTGATGGAGCTTCTATTAACCTAACTTACGAAAATGGTCAATTTGTAAAAGCAGTAACAAGAGGAGATGGTTTTCAAGGAGATGAAGTTACCAATAATATTAAAACAATAAGATCAATTCCATTATCAATAAAAAAAGACTTTGTAGAAAACTTCGAAATGCGTGGCGAAATCATTTTGCCAATAGAAGGTTTTAATAAAATGAACGAAGAACGCGTTGCAAATGGAGAAGAAGAATACAGAAATCCAAGAAATACAGCAAGCGGAAGTTTAAAATTACAAGACAGTACAGAAGTTGCTAAAAGACCTTTAGACTGTTTATTGTATCAAGTAGTAACATCCGAAAGAAAATACAAAACACATTTCGAAAGTTTAGAAAACGCAAGAAAAGTAGGTTTTAAAGTTCCAGAAACAATAATATTAGCAAAATCAATAGATCAAGTTTTTCAATTTGTAAATTTCTGGGATACAAAAAGACACGATTTACCATATGAAACTGATGGAATTGTAATAAAAGTAAACAACTTACAACAACAAGAAGAATTAGGATATACATCAAAAGCCCCAAGATGGGCAATTGCTTATAAATTTAAAGCAGAACAAGTTTCAACTATTTTAAACGAAATTACATATCAAGTAGGTAGAACAGGTGCAATAACTCCAGTTGCAAATTTAGAACCAGTGCAATTAGCAGGTACAACTGTAAAACGTGCGTCTTTACATAATGCAGATCAAATAGAAAAATTAGACATTAGAGTAGGAGATACTGTATTTGTAGAAAAAGGAGGCGAAATCATTCCAAAAATTATTGCTGTAGATTTTACAAAACGTCCAGAAAACTCAGAACCTACAAATTATGCTACAAATTGCCCTGAATGCAAAACACCTTTAATAAGAACAGAAGGAGATGCAAAACACTATTGCCCAAATGAATTTGGTTGCGCACCTCAAATAACAGGTAGAATTCAGCATTTTATTTCAAGAAAAGCAATGGATATTGATGGTCTTGGAGGAGAAACTGTAGATTTATTACGTAAAGAAGGTTTAATTCATAATTACGCAGATTTATACGATTTAAAAGTAGAACAAGTTATTCCTTTAGAAAGAATGGCAGAGAAATCTGCTCAGAATATGATTTCAGGAATCGAAAAATCAAAAGAAATACCTTTTGAGAAAGTATTATTTGCACTTGGCATTCGTTTTGTAGGTGAAACAGTAGCTAAAAAGTTAGCAAAACATTTTAAGTCTATAGATAATTTAATGAGTGCAGATTTAGAAACCTTAATTGCTGTTGATGAAATAGGAGATAGAATTGCACAAAGCATTATCAATTTTTCAAACGACTTAAATAACATTCAATTAATTCAGAAATTAAAATCAGTAGCTGTACAATTAGAAGTATCTGCAAAAAGTCTAGAAAATCAAACAGATAAATTACAAGGACAAATATTTGTGGTTTCTGGAGTTTTTTATCAAATGAGCAGAAACGAATTAAAGAAAGCAATAGAAGATAATGGAGGTAAAGTAAGTTCTTCAATTTCTAAAAAGACAAGCTTTATTGTTGCAGGCGATAATATGGGGCCTTCAAAATTAGCTAAAGCAGAAACTTTAGGTGTACCAATTATAACTGAGCAAGATTTTATAGATAAGATAAATAGTTAA